DNA sequence from the Chryseobacterium turcicum genome:
TCAAGGGATTCAATAACTTCCGCTGAAGGAACTCTATCCTGGTCATGAGAAAAAAAATGTTCAACCTGTTTCCCCTCCTTCAATCTTTCCAGGTCTTCATGTTCTAAATAATCAACTAGATTTGATGAACTTCCAGAATTCAAATATTTACCACTTTCGCCACCCTGAATTTTAATGTTCATTGCTATTACCTTGATTTAATAATTTCAAAGAATTTTTTGTTTCCATGGCAAAAGAATTAAACCCTCTGATGAACTCATTAAAATGTTCAATTTTCAGAATTTTGGAAAGATCATTTTTAATTCTTTCCTCACTCGAAACGATTGCTTCAAAACTTGGACGTATAGTTTCTTTCTCCTGAGTTTTTATAAAAGCGATAATCTGATCTATTCTTTTTGTCACTTTTTCCAGTTCAGCTTTTGGAGATTCGTGTTTAACCGGATCGAGTCCGGTTCTCTCAAAAAAATCTAACGAAACTGTAATAAATTCTTTTTTCGAAAGTCCTTTTTTTCTTACAAAGCTCTCAAGTCTTTTCAGATCTTGTTGAGAAATAGCAATTGTTGTATTTGGCTTTTTAGTAGACTCCATTATATTGATTTATATGTAATAACTTCGATGAATAAAGCTCTTCAAGAGATTTATATATCCTTGATATATAGTTTCAAAAAGACTAAATATTATAATTTATTGACAGTCAGCCATTTCCCCGAAGGGGCAAGATGAAACAGTGGCTCTGCCCAGTTTCGTCTTGCTGGATAAATCCACCCTTATCAGCCACGAGAAACTCATTAAAATCTTTGTAATCTTTATATATAAAACTACAATCTACTGCGTTGGAAAAAGAAGACAATAGTTCATCTTTTGTCTTTTTTCCGGCAGGATCATTGTCGAGAAAAAGTAATATCTGCGAATAGTTTTGAAGATAATTTTTAGCTCTGTTTAACATAGAAATTGAGTTCAGGATTAGAATATCTTCTTTCAATTTTTCTTGAAATTCGATATAAGAAAGTGCATCAAAAAAGCCTTCAAAAACAACAATTTTATTGCTGTCATTTTTAATTATCGAAATATCTTTTTTCAAAAGTGAGCCTTTGTAAAATGAATTTCTAAGTTCCCATCCTCCAGATAAATTTTCAAATCCAACAGCATACAATTTTTTATTATTGATCGTAAATTTTATCTCTTTTAAAAATCTGAATGATCTTTGGGTAATACCTCTGTCAAATAAATATTTTTTCAGATTCCAATTTTGAATTTCCGCAACTTCAGTAATGTTGTAATTTGGCTTCTCAATTTCCGCTTGCTGATGAAAAGAAGAAAAACTTTTCTCGGATGCCCAGGAGAGAATTTCATTGATCGAATAATTAAAATATTTCTTTAAAAAATCGATGTTATTACCACCAATGCCTTGTGAGTATAGATACCAAATATTTTGGCGTTTATTGAGCTTAAAAGATGCTTCAGTTTCGATTCCGAAAGGACTGAGAAACCAAGCTTCTTTTTCATTTTGTTTTTTTGGAAAGTGTCCGAGAGAAATGAGAACTTCTAGCAATTGCCAAGAATTGACCTGTTTACAATTTTTCATTTTTTTTTTTTTGATTAGCAAAAATTCCTTTTAATAAAAAAGAAAACTTTTAAATACTTTTAATATATATTTTAGTAATTCCCGAAAACCCTTTACAGGTGGTCGTTTGAGTTAAAAATAGCAGGAGTGGAATACCGCAATTGACAGGAGTGGAATACCGCAAAAACAAGAGTGGAATACCGCGAACAAATCAATTATAGCCGAGTGGAATACCGCAATTAGAAAGTTTATTCGCTCGAATTTTCATTATTTATGATTCTTAAGTGAAAATCTCATTTGAAAAAGAGTGGAATACCGCAAAACAGTTGTAGAAAATCTATTTTTTAACATTTTCTTAACTTCAGAGAGTGGAATACCGCAATTAGAGAGAGTGGAATACCGCAAACACAGGAGTGGAATACCGCAAACTCAATTTATAATATAACCGGATATGCATTTGGAAATCTTTTTCCTGTTTCTGATTCTCGGTAAACTTCAATAAGGAATTTTTGTAATTCTTGAAGAAAATAAATCCCCCTAATGTTATTAGAAGCTATTCCTTTGGCTCTATTATTTTCAATAAATTTTATGTAAGCTTTATCGATCTCACTTCTTATTTTTGAAATATTAGAATAGGAATATACAAACCTAGTTGAGTCAATGCCTTCCAAACAATATCTCCTTCTAAAATATCTCAATCTTTGATTTATAACTCTAGTATCATTTGTTTTTTCTGTTAGTGACTTGTTTTCATCATTTTTATTTAAATATGGAATAATTGAAATCATATCACCTTCATATTTATAATTAAATGATAATTGATCTTCTAATTTATCTAAGCTGAGTCTAATTGGTCTTAAAAATT
Encoded proteins:
- a CDS encoding BfmA/BtgA family mobilization protein; this translates as MESTKKPNTTIAISQQDLKRLESFVRKKGLSKKEFITVSLDFFERTGLDPVKHESPKAELEKVTKRIDQIIAFIKTQEKETIRPSFEAIVSSEERIKNDLSKILKIEHFNEFIRGFNSFAMETKNSLKLLNQGNSNEH
- a CDS encoding toprim domain-containing protein, encoding MKNCKQVNSWQLLEVLISLGHFPKKQNEKEAWFLSPFGIETEASFKLNKRQNIWYLYSQGIGGNNIDFLKKYFNYSINEILSWASEKSFSSFHQQAEIEKPNYNITEVAEIQNWNLKKYLFDRGITQRSFRFLKEIKFTINNKKLYAVGFENLSGGWELRNSFYKGSLLKKDISIIKNDSNKIVVFEGFFDALSYIEFQEKLKEDILILNSISMLNRAKNYLQNYSQILLFLDNDPAGKKTKDELLSSFSNAVDCSFIYKDYKDFNEFLVADKGGFIQQDETGQSHCFILPLRGNG